The genomic DNA TGCGACAAGCAGCGACTTGCCTTCGCCAGCAACGCAGTACGCCCTCAATTCGACCAATGTCCCGCGAAGCATTGCGCCGCCTGGCATCGACACTTGCGATCCTCGAACAACGCGAAGGCAAGCTGAATATGTCATCCCTGGCTTCAATCTCGGCTGCACAGAAACTGGGAGGTAGCATACATGGCTTCGTGGCAGGCTCCAATATCAAGTCGGTGGCCGACGAGGCCTCCAAGGTCGACGGACTGGAAAAGGTGATCTACGTCGAGAACGGCGCATACGACAAAGGCCTCCCCGAGAATTTTGCTCCTCTTCTGGTCGAGAACATCAAAAAGGGTGGATACACACATGTGCTGGCTGGACATTCTGCCTTTGGGAAGAACCTCATGCCGCGCGTGGCTGCGCTACTTGACGTGCAGCAGATCAGCGACATCACGGACATTGAGGGCGAGGACACATTTGTCAGGCCAATCTATGCTGGAAATGCAATCCTGACTGTGCAAAGTCAAGACGAAGTTAAGGTGGTGACAGTGCGAGGCACAGCTTTCCCGGCAGGTGCAGCTGAGGGCGGATCGGCTGCTGTTGAAGAGGGTACTGACCCAAAGGCGGAATGCCCTACAGAATGGGTGTCTGAGGATCTGGCCAAGAGTGACCGCCCAGATCTGGCTACAGCAGAAAAGGTGGTCAGTGGTGGGCGCGGTTTGAAGAGCAAGGAGGAGTTCGATAAATTGATGCCACCGCTCGCTGATGCTCTCGGTGCCGCTATCGGAGCCAGTCGAGCAGCTGTTGATTCTGGATTCGCAGACAACAGTCTGCAGGTTGGACAGACTGGAAAGAACGTCGCACCACAGCTATATCTCTGCGCTGGTATCTCCGGTGCCATTCAACATTTGGCTGGCATGAAGGATTCGAAGGTGATTGCAGCGATCAACAAAGACCCAGATGCGCCTATTTTCCAGGTGGCGGATGTCGGGCTCGTGGGGGATCTGTTCGAAAAGGTGCCAGAATTGACCGAAAAGCTTAAGAGCTCGTAGACTAGCGACGAGTGATTATACCAGAAAGTGAGGCGTTTGTGGAGCCGACAGGTATGGAAATGCGATCTGTACTGCTCATCTAGCAGATCCTGGCACATTGTATAGTTCGTGCAACGAATATGCTTTCTTTTACCCGCTATTGAGAACATGCCGAGCAGCTTTCAAGGTGATGCTTACTGTGCCACGATGGCAGCGATCGTGTAGCAGAGGATCTCGCCCTATCGTGTGACTCTTTTCcgtatcatcatcatcggatCAATGTCTCGTGAGTCTTGGCGCATCACCCGCACCAGACCAGACCTGCATGCAGCGGCAGACCCTTGGAGGTATGCGCTGGTCGTGCATATGGCATCGCGTTGCTCCGCTATACGTACAGATTGATTGCGCTCGGCATTGACATACAAAGAGCACAACGATGAGGTTCCTCGTCGCCGAGCCACGAGATTACGCCGGCCCTCTCCCATCTACCCAAGGGATTTAGACTGCGAGCCGTTGGTTCTGAGGAGAAGGTCACCGGACTGCACCAGAAACCTACATTGACCCTCTTTATGCTTTCCACTCTCCTCGCAGGACTGGTCTCGTAAGCTTGTGCTGGCACATGGGCAGTTCGGAAGCGGGAGAggagcagccatggcgacGCCGACACCACCACAAATTTCCAGAAGCGGCAGCCCACGACCTCGAGAAAGCGATTTCAAGCCTCTAGTCTGTGTCGTAGACTTCAACCACCACCGCGGACCCGAAATCGAGCATTGGCTGGGTGCAGAAGATGGCGTCGATCCCGCAGTCTCGAACGACTGGGGCCTCATACCGTACATGGCGTTGCCGGACGGCGCTCACCAGAATGAGGAGGAGTTCTCGTATTTCACATTAGTACACAAGGGGAGCACGACGGCTGAGGGGAAAGATGTCGAGCCAACATCTGTCTTCGGGATATCGTGCATGCACCAGATCGACTCCAGCTCCTTGACATGGAAAAGTGAGGAAGTTACAAGAAGTGCTGTACAAAAGGCTGTTGTGGTGATCACAGACCGACCAGAGGGATTCAGCGCGCTCCGGGAGAAACTGAGTGCTGTGACAAGAGCGTGGTTTGCCCAGAAAGATTTCAGAGATCTAGACATACTCCAGGTGGGTTAGTGGAAACTGTGGTAGGTCTAGGATCAGTAAGTGTGCTGACAGCCTGAACAGCGCTTTCAGGAGAACCTCACGGAAGAGATCAACAGGAGCGAGGATGAGAGAGATCAATACTTCGGCTTGAGCTTGCGAGAGCTCCTGCATACCTTCAAGTGGCAGACCTTGGTCATGCTGAAGTGCATGCTGTTGCAGCAGAAGGTCCGCCTGCCTGCTCCTGTACCTGCATTCCAATATCTGAGCTGACAACGTACTGTAGATCCTATTCTTCGGCTCCCACTGCGAGCGAGTCTGCCAGGCACAGTTCTCGTTGATCTCCCTGATACCGGGTTTAGTTCGCAGCCTACGCGATTGCGCAGACCCGGCTATGGATCGGTATGCGGAGACATTGCAGAAATCGGATTCTGTCCGTACAAGCAATCGAGCATCCCTGCTTGCATATATTGGTTTGCCACTGCAACTGTTCGGCAAAGGGTCTATGTTTGGTCCATATACTCCTCTGCAACAGCTTGACATGATCACGGATGCTAACACGCAGAGCTATGTGGTGGGCAGCACTAACAGTCTGCTCCTGCAACAGAAAGACAAGTATTGTGACTTACTGGTCAACTTGGACGAGGATACGGCACAAGTGCTGAACCCGGCATTGAAGAATGCCTTGACATTGACCACCGCCGATCGAAGATGGGTAGACTTCCTCACACAATCGGTGAACGAAACGTGGGATGCGTTTGATCCATCTCGTCCGACAACGCACGGGTACGCGGGTAGCGAGGAGTTCATCAGACTGCAATTTGAAGAATATCTGATTGCTCTGCTGTCGGCGACAAAGTATCATCAGTATATGGCTACGCACAAAGATGGCGATCCGAAACTGCTTCTTGCGGATGTCGAGGGCGACCCGGCCTCAGAATTCTCTCTGGCGTTTGTGGAGGCATGGGAACAATCAGAAAACTACAAAGTCTGGAACAAAACCGCTGACAGCCAACTCTTCGACATTGTCGAACCTCGTCATCCAATGGCAGGTGGTCTGACAATAGAGGATGTACAACGCCGCCTCGCTGTGCAAATATCTGAATTGCACCTCGACGAACGCTTCAGCCAGACAAGAGAAGTGGTTGGCAAACGCTTGGCAGACGGCAGGACGCATGTAACGAGCGCATTCAATCGCGTCTGGGCTGACATTGAGGCCATGCGAGAAGCGCAACGAAAACGAACCGAGGATGCCAGAGCTGCTGCCGCAGCTGCAAATCCCCAAGATGGCGACCCAAGCAAAACTG from Cercospora beticola chromosome 3, complete sequence includes the following:
- a CDS encoding uncharacterized protein (BUSCO:EOG09262V8E), which translates into the protein MATPTPPQISRSGSPRPRESDFKPLVCVVDFNHHRGPEIEHWLGAEDGVDPAVSNDWGLIPYMALPDGAHQNEEEFSYFTLVHKGSTTAEGKDVEPTSVFGISCMHQIDSSSLTWKSEEVTRSAVQKAVVVITDRPEGFSALREKLSAVTRAWFAQKDFRDLDILQRFQENLTEEINRSEDERDQYFGLSLRELLHTFKWQTLVMLKCMLLQQKILFFGSHCERVCQAQFSLISLIPGLVRSLRDCADPAMDRYAETLQKSDSVRTSNRASLLAYIGLPLQLFGKGSMFGPYTPLQQLDMITDANTQSYVVGSTNSLLLQQKDKYCDLLVNLDEDTAQVLNPALKNALTLTTADRRWVDFLTQSVNETWDAFDPSRPTTHGYAGSEEFIRLQFEEYLIALLSATKYHQYMATHKDGDPKLLLADVEGDPASEFSLAFVEAWEQSENYKVWNKTADSQLFDIVEPRHPMAGGLTIEDVQRRLAVQISELHLDERFSQTREVVGKRLADGRTHVTSAFNRVWADIEAMREAQRKRTEDARAAAAAANPQDGDPSKTDRPDAQKAQASVAAASQRAGAYLSSWGTWAAEKKKSWYAQRSTSGNQEAAAANTAAPAKEAPAPSSYAIRNSMPSGGLRELKLNRSNTGDEKISSPPRNRPRVTTVSELSVNGTAKAEKPVSSE